One genomic region from Biomphalaria glabrata chromosome 7, xgBioGlab47.1, whole genome shotgun sequence encodes:
- the LOC106064017 gene encoding protein-L-histidine N-pros-methyltransferase-like, producing MLAHGTYFKSYSISFLVAFSAGISAIFATESCLPPNLSMSTSDGVGCGLDNVNLTEEDRPAQVPAEPGMWSGQLIRSPLARAVYNKLKEDERNKNDRHVYWYRVVTSRFSPDLQSKFIQFDQDEGTDEFLDNCLEKSNQVFTQLFYSVARPILNFFMSQTSINGFLYRGSMFVFSKAQFEKLLQLSPYYKGENLLDLGAGDGRVTKQMSGYFYTTYATEMSGVMVRRLTAEGFKVLEVEEWSSNGIKYDLISCLNLIDRCDKPLTLLADIRKSLKAGTGRALIAVVIPFKPYVEFGSKTHQPTEYLHIKGSNFEEQVEHFISIFKQSGFEVENFTRLPYLCEGDLRHTFYMLTDALFVLRSSGDVS from the exons ATGTTAGCACATGGGACTTACTTTAAAAGTTACAGTATTTCATTTTTAGTTGCGTTCTCTGCTGGCATCAGTGCAATATTCGCAACAGAGAGTTGTTTACCACCGAATCTATCAATGTCTACATCAGATGGAGTTGGTTGCGGATTGGATAATGTAAATCTTACTGAGGAGGACAGACCTGCACAAGTTCCAGCGGAGCCAGGCATGTGGTCTGGTCAGCTTATCCGTAGTCCTTTGGCCAGAGCAGTGTACAATAAGTTAAAGGAGgatgagagaaataaaaatgacagaCATGTATAT TGGTACAGAGTTGTGACGAGTAGATTTTCTCCAGATTTACAGAGCAAATTTATCCAGTTTGATCAGGATGAAGGGACAGATGAGTTTCTGGACAACTGTTTGGAAAAGTCTAACCAAGTCTTCACTCAGTTATTTTATTCTGTGGCAAGACCAATCCTGAACTTTTTTATGTCGCAAACTTCAATCAATGG ATTCCTGTACAGAGGTTCCATGTTTGTTTTCTCTAAGGCacaatttgaaaaacttttgcaATTATCACCTTATTACAAGGGAGAGAACCTCTTGGACTTGG GGGCAGGAGATGGGAGGGTCACCAAACAAATGTCTGGTTACTTCTACACAACCTATGCCACAGAGATGTCAGGAGTTATGGTCAGAAGATTGACAGCTGAAGGGTTCAA AGTGCTGGAAGTGGAAGAGTGGTCATCTAATGGGATCAAGTATGATCTGATATCATGCTTGAACCTAATTGACAGATGTGATAAGCCCTTAACATTGCTTGCGGACATTCGCAAGAGTCTCAAAGCAGGAACTGGCAGGGCCCTTATTGCTGTTGTGATACCTTTTAAACCATATGTTGAATTTG GTTCTAAGACCCACCAGCCAACTGAATATCTACACATAAAAGGATCTAATTTTGAGGAACAGGTTGAGCATTTTATCAGCATCTTCAAACAGTCTGGCTTTGAGGTGGAAAACTTTACCCGTCTACCTTACTTGTGTGAAGGGGACCTTCGGCACACATTCTACATGTTGACGGACGCTCTATTTGTACTGAGGTCTAGTGGGGATGTCtcctga